GACAAGGGAGATGTGCGAAAAAAGCCTCAAGTCCATGGAGGCGAATATTACGATTGAAAAGAGCGGGGGATTGCCAAAGGATCACACCGTTTCAAGAACCTTCCCCGAAGGGGATTATCTGAAGTGGTGGCTATATAAAACCCGATAGGGGGTTAATTGTTACTGAAAAAAAAGGGTACAGAGTGTGAATCCGTACCCGTCGCAAACGATTATCCTGGAAATTACTTTTCTATCGGCGCGCCCTGAACATGGTTTACGCCAGTCATGCCGGATTCAACGTTTATGACACTCGTAAAACCGTTTTCCGTAAGGAACCGCGCGGCGGACCTGCTCCTCATTCCTGAGCGGCAGACTACATAGATCGTTTTTTCGCGGTAGCTCTCAAGCTCACTTACCCTTGAGGCAAGATCCTGTACCGGGATCAGCTTGGCTCCTTTTATATGACCAAGAGGGCCGTGAAACTCCTGAGGAGTCCTTACGTCAAGAACGAGGCTGCCGTTGCCGCTCTTTATCGCCTGAACCGCTTCCTGGGGGGAAACCGATTTGAAAGTATCGTTGGATGCAAACAGATCGTATACAGCGCTCATAGCAAACATAATTGTAATTACTCCTATCACTAACTTTTTATTCTTCATTTGTTCTCCATAATTTCAAACCGCCACCGCCTATTTATTACCGGTGCGTTATCCACTTAGATACCTTTTCTTATGACAGGTTTCAAAAATAAATCATGATTAACAGGAAAACAACAGGAATATCCTGTCAGCCAATTATAGACTCACTTATTGGGTATTGAGTCGTTTTCGTATCACCAAAATTGCGAGGGGAGCTTTTTCAGGACTTTTGGCAGGTGTGTTGCGCCACAGAAAATTGGAGGGAAATAAAAATGGCTAAAAAACTATTATGTAAAAGGCGAATATACAGATACTTACAGTCTGGGGGTATGGTTTGAGAAATATTAAAATCTAAAAATGATACAGGGTGGAGAGTGTTAAGAATTACCGCACATTTTTTTTAAAAACGTGCACTTTTTTAGAAATAAAAACCGTATTTGTAGTCTTAAAAAAGCAGGAAAAACAAAAGCATAATTGTAACTGTTTGAATAAATAGGGCAAAGTGCCTATGCCCCCCCTTTTGGCACCTACCTTGCACACTAGAATGAGCAAGGAGACATAGTAATGAGAGCAAAAACAATAGAACCAAGGGAATCGAAAAGAGCGGCTGTAAGGGTCTGCAATCATTGCGGCGGTACATTGAGATTTTACCGCGGATCACTCTCCTGCCTAATGTGCGGCAGGGACGTGGATCACTCATGCAAGGATTGTGATGTATCCGCGCAACACCACGTTTTAGCCAAAACAGGCTGAACAGCTACTCTTTTTAAAATAGAAACTGTTTGGCGGGCACTTGGATAGCCAGGTGCCCCTCCAGAGCAGTACAAGCCGATAAAGTTTGTTGACCCCCTTCTACCATTCGTTTCTAATATGCCTGCATGAAGATTTCAGGAATTTCCGTAATAGGTGGTGGGGCGTGGGGCACTGCCCTTGCCAACCATCTGGCAGTAAACGGCAACAAGGTTATTATCTGGGCATATGAGAAGGAAGTCGCCGACGACATTAATGCGCGCCACCAAAATTCCGTTTTCCTGAAGGATATAGATCTCAGCCCAAACATCACAGCTACAAACAGCATCGAAGAGGCTAGCAAGGGGAACATCCTGATATTTGCCGCCCCTTCACACGTCATGGAGGGGATAGTCCGGCAGATGGCCAAATTCGTAAAGCCGGACGCAGTCATTGTTTCAGTCACCAAGGGTATTGAAAACGAAAAACTCCGGTTGCCTTCCCAGATATTCGAAGAGCTTCTTCCGAAGGAGATATCAAAAAAGCTGGTCTGCTTCTCCGGCCCCTCATTTGCCAAGGAGGTCGTTTCCGGTCTCCCCACCGCCATAACTGCCGCATCGCTTGATCCATCGTCCGCGAAGACGGTGCAGAAACTGTTGAGCGTCGGGAAAATGAGGGTATACACCAACGACGACAAGATCGGCGTGGAGCTGGGGGGTGTGGTTAAAAACGTTGTCGCCATAGCCGCGGGAATTTCCGACGGAATGGGTCTTGGTCATAACGCCAGGGCCGCCATCATCACCCGCGGTCTTGAGGAGACTATCAGGCTCGGTAAAAAAATGGGTGCAAAGGAGAAAACATTCAGGGGGCTTTCAGGGATCGGCGATCTGGTGCTCACCGCGAGCGGTGATTTGAGCCGGAACCGCACGGTCGGTATGCGTCTCGGTGCTGGTGAGAAGCTTGAAGATATTGTATCGGGGATGAAGATGGTAGCTGAAGGGGTGCGTACAAGTCTCTCCATTCACAGGCTCTCGGAGAAACTGAAAGTAGATATGCCGCTTTGCGATGAGGTCTACTTCGTCTGCCACGAAGGGAAAGATCCGCGCGAGGCGCTCGCCGATCTCTTTGGCAGGAGCCTTAAAGACGAGTTTCATGGATAAGCTCAAGCTTAAAAAACTTCTCGAATCTGTAAAAACCGGCGATGTGAGCATCAGCCGCGCCATGGAAAGCCTTGAGGGGGAGAGCTATGAAGATATTCTTTACGCGAAAGTCGACCATCACAGAGAGAAGCGGCAGGGTTTCTGCGAGGTAATATACTGTCCCGGAAAAACATCGGCGCAGATATCCGGCATCGCGAAAAAACTTCTCGCCAGGTCCGATCATCTCCTCGCAACCCGTGGCGACAGGAAAATATACTCGTCCATTAAAAAGATCTCGCCGAAAGCGAAGTTTCACGAGGCAAGCGGCGCGATAACGGTCGAAAAGAAGAAGAGAGAGCGGAAAGGAAACCTCCTCGTCATTACCGCCGGTACAACCGACATCCCGATAGCAGAAGAAGCGGTCGTTACCGCCGACATCATGGGGACGGCGGCAAAGGCGATATACGACGTCGGCGTCGCGGGGATACACCGTCTCCTCGACCAGCAGGAACATCTCGCCAAAGCTGACTGCATTATCGTGGTCGCGGGGATGGACGGGGCGCTCGCTTCGGTAGTCGGCGGGATGGTAGCGGTCCCTGTTATTGCGGTGCCGAGCTCGGTCGGCTACGGCGCCTCCTTTGGCGGACTCTCCGCGCTCCTGGCGATGCTGAATTCATGCGCGTCGGGGGTTGCGGTCGTGAATATCGACAACGGTTTCGGCGCCGGAGCGCTGGCGCACAAGATCGTCTCGCAGAAATACTCCGGCGGGGAAAGGGGTAAATAAATATGAAAACAGCGTGGTTTGATCCCTTCTCCGGCATAGCGGGGGACATGGTGATAGGCTCCATCATCGGCGCGGGTGTATCGCTTGACTATCTTGAAACGGAGTTGAAAAAACTCGGCCTCTCCGGCTACACGCTTAAAGCGGAGAAGGTGAAACTGAATTCCATAACAGCGATATCTTTCAAGGTCGAAGTCACGGAAAAGCAGAAGAGCAGGAACCATGCTGAGATTAAAAAGATCATTCAGGATTCCACGTTGAGCGAAACGGTGAAGAGTAATTCGCTGAAGATGTTTTTAAAAATTGCCGAAGCGGAGGCTGAGGTTCATGGCGAACCGCTGGACAAGGTGCACTTTCACGAAGTAGGGGCGATAGATTCGATAATCGATATCGTCGGCGCCTCCATAGGCTTTGAAAAGCTCGGCATCGGGAAGTTCGTATCGTCCCCCATTCCGCTCGGGAGCGGGAGCGTGAAAACATCTCACGGAATAATGCCCGTACCCGCGCCGGCGACGCTTCTTATATTAAAGGGCGTTCCCGTGGTCGGCGGCGGCCCGTCGATGGAGCTGACCACCCCTACCGGCGCGGCGATTGCGACTGCGCTTTGCGAGAATTTCAGCGGTATGCCGTCCATGAAACCGGAGGTAACCGGCTATGGCGCGGGGAGCGCCAAAAGGGGAGACGGAATGCCGAATCTCTTTCGCCTTGTCGTAGGGGAGGAGATTGGGAAAACTGTTTTTTCCACGCGACTGGTGATAATGGAAACGAATATCGACGACGCGACACCAGAGGAGACGAGCCACGCGGTAACGAAACTTTTTGCCTCGGGCGCGCTGGACGTCTGGGTGACGCCGGTGATGATGAAGAAGGGGAGGCAGGCGTTCACCATTTCGGTTCTATCCGAGCCGGTGGAAGCGGAGAAACTGATGAACCTCCTCCTTGAAGAGACGCCGACTATCGGTGTCCGCCGTTACGAGGTCGATAGATACGAGTTACCGCGAGAGGTGGTTGAGGTAAACACAAAATATGGCAAGGTGCGCGTGAAGATTGTTAAAACTCCGTCAGGAAAGAGCCGCGCGAAGCCGGAATTCGACGATGTAAGCGCCATCTCTCAAAAGAATGGCACTTCGTTCCACGAAGTCTATTCTGAAGCGCTGAATCTGTTTCAAGGCGGGAAATAAAGATTCAATCTCTCAAGGAAGTCTTTTGTCAGTTACTCCCGGTTGTGCGGAAGGGATAGTTTGCTTTTATTTTGAGTACTCTTTTTCGATGATATCGAGGATGCGGTTGTTATCGTAGCGGACAAGGGCCGACTCTCTCGCTTTATCCGCGCGCGCTTTGGCGGCTGACGGATCGCCTAAGGTTTTGATGATCCCTTCGGCGAGCGACATGTGGCTTTTCGGCTCTACAAGAATTCCGTACTCTCCATGACCGAGATTTTGCGGCACGCCGCCGGACGACGCGGCGACAACAGGGACTCCGCAGAGTTTCGCCTCTATCACGCTTATTGAATACGATTCAAAATGCGACGGTAGAAGGAATAGATCGAAAAGTCCCATCACTTCCGGTATGTCGCTTCGGTATCCGAGGAATTTTACATTTGATCCGAGAGCGAGCTTTCTTATCTCTTCCTCAAGACCAGGTTTTATCTTCCCTCTCATATGCTCGGTCTCATCTCCAACAAGTAGCAGAAGCGCATCTGGAAACTGTTTCAGCACGAGAGGCATCGCCCGTATCGCCTCCATCTGCCCTTTAAGCGGTTCGATGCGCGAGAGCATCCCGAGAACAATCGTATTCTCACCCATACCGAGTTCCTTTCGAAGAGAAGCGGAACGAACAGGCCTGTATCTGTCGACCTCAAGTCCGTATGGAAGCTCCATCACTCTCTCCTTTGCTATCGGAAGATTCTCAACAGCGGAGCGTTCCCCTTCTTCGCCAAGTGCGAAGATCTTTTTCACTCTTGCATACTGCATCCGGTGGTAGATATCCTTTTTCGGCGCCGGGACTATCATATGCAGAGAGAAGAAGAGTTTGACGTCATCCATCCCCCAAAGAGCGGGAACAGCCAGGCCCAAGTCCTTTGACATATGTATATGCACCGCGTCGAAACCGCCGGAAGAGATGATCTTTCGTATCTGGAACATCAGCGGGAAATCGAGGTAGTAGCTGAAGCATTCCCGGACTGAATGAACGGTTAGCCGATCTTTAAGCGCTTCCTTTTCTATTGTAGCGCCACTCCTTGCGAGATAATGGATGTCGTGTCCCCGCTTTTTAAGCGCGCTTGCGAGCCAGACGGAATATTTTTCCAGGCCTCCCCAACCGCTAGAAAAACATACTTGAAGGATTTTCACATGAAGTAGTATACATTGTTGGGTCGGTCGATAATTACATTTTGTAGGGTAAAATATGCCTGTATGAACATTAATAAGGAATCGGTGAAGCGGATACTTGTCCTCCGGTACCGTTCCATCGGGGATATAGTCCTATGCTATCCGGTATTGGAGAACCTGAAGCTCACTTTTCCTAACGCGACGATAGACATCGTCGTGGACGACGTATTCAAGGATCTCTGCTACGGCTGGCCGATGATCAATGAAGTGATCTGCAACAGGCGGAAGCGGAAGGGGATAGGAAAATTCGAATCCGCGATGGAGGATATCAAATTCAACTGGAGCATCCTGAGGCGAAGGTACAATCTTGTGGTGGATCTCCATTGCGGACCGAGGAGCGCGCTTCTTACCCTTTTTTCGCTTGCCCGGTATCGGCTTGGCAACAGGCACAGGCTGAGAAATTCGATCTGCTACAACATTTTCCCTCCTCCAGGCGACAAGCCCCATTCAGTGGAAAATATGCTTTCGATGCTCGCACCTCTCGAACCGCATATTGAAGAGAGCAAAAGGCTCTTTCTCTCGGCGAGCGACACAGATATGGAATACATAAGATCGTTTCTGTCAAAGCTTGGGATATCCGATAGTGACAGGCTTGTGATGGTGCATCCTGGGGCGCGAGTCGATTTCAAACGCCTTCCGCCGGAAGTAATGGGTGAGGCGATCGCGTGGATGAGGCAGAAGTATGGCGTGAAAGTGATCCTTGCGGGGAGCGACGCCGATCTGACCGCGCTTTCAGATATCGCGAAGGCGGCTGGGCACAAGTGTAAGGTTGCTACAAACCTTTCCATTGGGCAGTTATCAGCGTTGATAAACTCGTGCGTTCTTTTTATCGGCAACGACAGCGGGCCGATGCACATGGCGGCGGCGCTTAACGTTCCGGTAATAGCGTTTTTCGGGCCGAGTGACCCGGCGATATGGGGTCCCTGGAAGGTAAGGAGCAAAATCGTGCAGGCTCCAGCCATGGAATGCATGCCGTGCGATCAGAAAGGGTGCAAGTTTGTGCCGGAGCACTGCATGACAAAAATAAAAACTGAAAATGTAAAACGCGCAATCAGCGGTATGCTGGATGAAAAATCGGCCAGGATAGCCGCATCCTGACGCGGGGGTGATTTAATGACTATTCCTTTTCCAAGTCTTATTTTAATGGCGGAAGCGTGAAGATAGGAATAGATATCTCTCCGATGGGGGAGCCGAACTATACCGGCGTAGGTGTTTATACTGAAAATCTGATAAAAAGCCTGGCGAAGATAGACAGCGATAACGATTATTATCTCTGTTACAGGCTTTCCAGGCTGAAGAAAAAATGGCTCGCCAATCCTGTAAACCAGAGCAACTTTCACTTTAAGATCATCCAGGAACCTTTAAATTTCCTTTTTGAACGCAAGCTCGATATCTTCCACGGTTCAGAGCGTCTGCCGAATTACAGGAGACCAAAGAAAATAGTTACCATCCACGATATGGCAGCGGTGCTCGGCGGCGATTTCATGACGGATGATTTCAGGGAAATGATAAAGGACCGATACGGGCGGCTGGTAAAAACGGCTGACAGAATAATCACTGTTTCAGAAAATACGAAGAGGGATCTGTGCGAGTACTACAAGCTTGCCCCATCTCTTGTGGATGTAACCTATCAGGGGATAAGCGAAAAATTCCGCCCTCTGCCGGAAGATACCATTAACGAAGTTCTGGGGAGACATGGATTGACCAAGCCATATATTCTCAATGTCGGCGCGCTACAGGAGAGGAAAAACATACTCCGCATAATTGAGGCGTTCGGGCGATACATGAACGCCGGTGGAGACGCCAATACGAAACTGGTCTTGTGCGGGAAACCGACCTATGCCTTCGACAGAATACCGAAAAAGATAGCGGAGCTTGGGCTTGAGGAAAAAGTGGTAATTCTGCAATACATGGCGAATGACGACCTGGTCGCCCTTTACAACGGCGCCATGATGCTCTGCTTTCCCTCTCTGTTCGAAGGGTTCGGGCTTCCTATCGTGGAAGCGTTTGCGTGCGGGTGCCCGGTGATCACCTCAAATATCACATCAATGCCTGAAGTAGCAGGGGACGCGGCGTTATTGGTGGATCCGCTAAGCGTTGAGGATATTGAATCCGCTATGAGGAGCTTGACCAATGAAAGCGAAAGGAAGCGGCTGATAGAGAAAGGCCTGGAGCGCGCCAAGGTATTCGTATGGGGAAACATAGCCAAAAAAGTCCTTGATATATACAAGAGTGTTGTTCAATAATCACTTTAATCTTCGATACCGGTTGTCTGATTGCTGGCTTTTTGCGGTCAGGCGGATTTCCGGATTTGACAGGCGCATTTAAAATATTAGAAGAATAAAGGATTCCACCCATGAAAATATTTGTTGATACCGCCGATATAAATGAAATAAGGGAAGCAAATTCCATCGGAATTCTTGACGGAGTGACGACCAACCCTTCTCTTGTGGCAAAGACAGGGAAGGATTTCAAAACGGTAATAAATGAGATTGTGCAGGAAGTGGACGGCCCGATAAGCGCGGAAGTGATATCGCTTGAAGCTGATGGAATGGTAAAGGAAGGGATAGAGCTTGCCAAGATACATGAGAATATCGTGGTAAAGATCCCGATGACGGTAGACGGCTTGAAGGCTACGAAAAAACTGACGAATGAGGGGATTAAAACAAACGTAACCCTTATTTTCCAGCCGTCACAGGCGCTCCTTGCGGCAAAGGCAGGGGCTACATATGTCTCCCCGTTCGTGGGGAGGCTCGACGATATTTCCGAGAACGGAATGCAGATAGTCGAAGACATTGTCGACATTTACAACAACTACGGATACGAAACTGAAGTTATCGTCGCCTCTATCAGAAATCCGATGCATTTTGTAAACGCCGCGCTCGTAGGCGCCGATGTATGCACGATCCCGCTTGGGGTCATTCAGCAGCTGGTGAAACATCCGTTGACCGATATCGGTATTGAGAGGTTCCTGAAAGATTGGGAAAAGGTTCCCAAGTAGAATTTAAAATAATCCGGGCGCGAAAGAGGCGGGTAGAGTTCTGCGCTTAACATTCAGGAGATTATTCTTTTCACCGTCTCCATGTTTTCCAGAAGCCATGAGTGAAGCTGAACTATTCCCGTCTCAAAATCCGTGGTGGGTTTCCATCCGAGGATGCGGGAGATCTTTGCGTTATCCGAAATAAAGATTTTCTGATCCCCAGCGCGTATTTCCCGTTTGCCTGGCTTGATGCTGATGCGGAGTTTATTTTCCATAAAGAGGAGAAGCTCCAGAATGGAAACGGAATTTTTCGGGCCGCCGCCGATATTGAATATCTCGCCTTTCACGCGATCGATATTTTCGATGGCCCGGTCAAAGGCATCCGCCAGGTCCGTGACATGGAGGACGTCACGCACCTGCTTTCCGTTGCCGTATAGGTAAACGTCTTTTCCTAGAATACCCGCTATAAGGAACCACGCGAGCCAGCCCTGATCTTCCACTCCATACTGGTTCTCGCCATAGATGCACGATTGGCGAAAGACTACAGTAGGGATGCCGTAAATCCTGTGATAATCCCTCACATACTGATCCGCTCCCCCTTTGGAGCAGCCGTAGGGTGAGTGAAAATCGAGCGGTGCCGATTCATCGACCCCTTCTGGGCTATCGATGAATTCGTATCGGAGTTCTTTCTCGGAAGTTTTGTTTGCCTCCAGTGCGCCATACACTTTGTTGGTCGATGAAAAGAGGAATACCGGTTTTTTTGTGAGTCCCCTTGCGTATTCGAGCATGTTGAATGTCCCTATGAGGTTTACGTTGAAATCGTTCTGTGGGTCGATTACCGATGTGGTTACTGCTACCTGTGAAGCGAGGTGAATGATAACATCCACATCCGGATGTTTTTCAAGAAGCAAATATTTTACCGATGCATCGGATATGTCGGCATTGATAAATTCAGCATTCAGGTTTTTATGTACAAACTGCAGGTTAATGTCGGTACCTTTTCGCGAAAGGTTGTCCAGAATTACAATACGGTTATTTTTCCCGAAGTGGCGCGCGAAGTTCGTCCCTATGAATCCCGCTCCACCCGTTATCAGGATCTTCCTGTTTCCAGTTGTAATTCTGCACCTTCCTTATGAGATCAAAAAGTAAATCATATATCGAAATTTCAGTTCATCAGTATATATCGGATGAAATCGTGCAAACCTGTAATAGCCGCAATGGGAAAAATCGTTCGAATATCTCTCTGTTTTTCAGTATTTTTCAAAGTAAAAGATCCCTTTGCGCTGTAATAAATAGTGACAATAATAAAAATGGTTATTGACTGAAAATTAAGAGCTTAGAGCAATGCTTGAAGTTTTGGACGGATTAGTGTAACATCTTGACAAGTGGTTGACCGGCAGGCTTGTCCGGGCTTAGGGGAGCCACACTTTGGGATGCAA
This sequence is a window from Nitrospinota bacterium. Protein-coding genes within it:
- a CDS encoding rhodanese-like domain-containing protein, which produces MKNKKLVIGVITIMFAMSAVYDLFASNDTFKSVSPQEAVQAIKSGNGSLVLDVRTPQEFHGPLGHIKGAKLIPVQDLASRVSELESYREKTIYVVCRSGMRSRSAARFLTENGFTSVINVESGMTGVNHVQGAPIEK
- a CDS encoding NAD(P)-dependent glycerol-3-phosphate dehydrogenase, producing MKISGISVIGGGAWGTALANHLAVNGNKVIIWAYEKEVADDINARHQNSVFLKDIDLSPNITATNSIEEASKGNILIFAAPSHVMEGIVRQMAKFVKPDAVIVSVTKGIENEKLRLPSQIFEELLPKEISKKLVCFSGPSFAKEVVSGLPTAITAASLDPSSAKTVQKLLSVGKMRVYTNDDKIGVELGGVVKNVVAIAAGISDGMGLGHNARAAIITRGLEETIRLGKKMGAKEKTFRGLSGIGDLVLTASGDLSRNRTVGMRLGAGEKLEDIVSGMKMVAEGVRTSLSIHRLSEKLKVDMPLCDEVYFVCHEGKDPREALADLFGRSLKDEFHG
- the larB gene encoding nickel pincer cofactor biosynthesis protein LarB, with translation MDKLKLKKLLESVKTGDVSISRAMESLEGESYEDILYAKVDHHREKRQGFCEVIYCPGKTSAQISGIAKKLLARSDHLLATRGDRKIYSSIKKISPKAKFHEASGAITVEKKKRERKGNLLVITAGTTDIPIAEEAVVTADIMGTAAKAIYDVGVAGIHRLLDQQEHLAKADCIIVVAGMDGALASVVGGMVAVPVIAVPSSVGYGASFGGLSALLAMLNSCASGVAVVNIDNGFGAGALAHKIVSQKYSGGERGK
- the larC gene encoding nickel pincer cofactor biosynthesis protein LarC — encoded protein: MKTAWFDPFSGIAGDMVIGSIIGAGVSLDYLETELKKLGLSGYTLKAEKVKLNSITAISFKVEVTEKQKSRNHAEIKKIIQDSTLSETVKSNSLKMFLKIAEAEAEVHGEPLDKVHFHEVGAIDSIIDIVGASIGFEKLGIGKFVSSPIPLGSGSVKTSHGIMPVPAPATLLILKGVPVVGGGPSMELTTPTGAAIATALCENFSGMPSMKPEVTGYGAGSAKRGDGMPNLFRLVVGEEIGKTVFSTRLVIMETNIDDATPEETSHAVTKLFASGALDVWVTPVMMKKGRQAFTISVLSEPVEAEKLMNLLLEETPTIGVRRYEVDRYELPREVVEVNTKYGKVRVKIVKTPSGKSRAKPEFDDVSAISQKNGTSFHEVYSEALNLFQGGK
- a CDS encoding glycosyltransferase family 4 protein; translated protein: MKILQVCFSSGWGGLEKYSVWLASALKKRGHDIHYLARSGATIEKEALKDRLTVHSVRECFSYYLDFPLMFQIRKIISSGGFDAVHIHMSKDLGLAVPALWGMDDVKLFFSLHMIVPAPKKDIYHRMQYARVKKIFALGEEGERSAVENLPIAKERVMELPYGLEVDRYRPVRSASLRKELGMGENTIVLGMLSRIEPLKGQMEAIRAMPLVLKQFPDALLLLVGDETEHMRGKIKPGLEEEIRKLALGSNVKFLGYRSDIPEVMGLFDLFLLPSHFESYSISVIEAKLCGVPVVAASSGGVPQNLGHGEYGILVEPKSHMSLAEGIIKTLGDPSAAKARADKARESALVRYDNNRILDIIEKEYSK
- a CDS encoding glycosyltransferase family 9 protein, with the translated sequence MNINKESVKRILVLRYRSIGDIVLCYPVLENLKLTFPNATIDIVVDDVFKDLCYGWPMINEVICNRRKRKGIGKFESAMEDIKFNWSILRRRYNLVVDLHCGPRSALLTLFSLARYRLGNRHRLRNSICYNIFPPPGDKPHSVENMLSMLAPLEPHIEESKRLFLSASDTDMEYIRSFLSKLGISDSDRLVMVHPGARVDFKRLPPEVMGEAIAWMRQKYGVKVILAGSDADLTALSDIAKAAGHKCKVATNLSIGQLSALINSCVLFIGNDSGPMHMAAALNVPVIAFFGPSDPAIWGPWKVRSKIVQAPAMECMPCDQKGCKFVPEHCMTKIKTENVKRAISGMLDEKSARIAAS
- a CDS encoding glycosyltransferase family 4 protein; amino-acid sequence: MKIGIDISPMGEPNYTGVGVYTENLIKSLAKIDSDNDYYLCYRLSRLKKKWLANPVNQSNFHFKIIQEPLNFLFERKLDIFHGSERLPNYRRPKKIVTIHDMAAVLGGDFMTDDFREMIKDRYGRLVKTADRIITVSENTKRDLCEYYKLAPSLVDVTYQGISEKFRPLPEDTINEVLGRHGLTKPYILNVGALQERKNILRIIEAFGRYMNAGGDANTKLVLCGKPTYAFDRIPKKIAELGLEEKVVILQYMANDDLVALYNGAMMLCFPSLFEGFGLPIVEAFACGCPVITSNITSMPEVAGDAALLVDPLSVEDIESAMRSLTNESERKRLIEKGLERAKVFVWGNIAKKVLDIYKSVVQ
- the fsa gene encoding fructose-6-phosphate aldolase, with the protein product MKIFVDTADINEIREANSIGILDGVTTNPSLVAKTGKDFKTVINEIVQEVDGPISAEVISLEADGMVKEGIELAKIHENIVVKIPMTVDGLKATKKLTNEGIKTNVTLIFQPSQALLAAKAGATYVSPFVGRLDDISENGMQIVEDIVDIYNNYGYETEVIVASIRNPMHFVNAALVGADVCTIPLGVIQQLVKHPLTDIGIERFLKDWEKVPK
- a CDS encoding GDP-mannose 4,6-dehydratase, whose amino-acid sequence is MTTGNRKILITGGAGFIGTNFARHFGKNNRIVILDNLSRKGTDINLQFVHKNLNAEFINADISDASVKYLLLEKHPDVDVIIHLASQVAVTTSVIDPQNDFNVNLIGTFNMLEYARGLTKKPVFLFSSTNKVYGALEANKTSEKELRYEFIDSPEGVDESAPLDFHSPYGCSKGGADQYVRDYHRIYGIPTVVFRQSCIYGENQYGVEDQGWLAWFLIAGILGKDVYLYGNGKQVRDVLHVTDLADAFDRAIENIDRVKGEIFNIGGGPKNSVSILELLLFMENKLRISIKPGKREIRAGDQKIFISDNAKISRILGWKPTTDFETGIVQLHSWLLENMETVKRIIS